One Onychostoma macrolepis isolate SWU-2019 chromosome 10, ASM1243209v1, whole genome shotgun sequence genomic region harbors:
- the orai1b gene encoding calcium release-activated calcium channel protein 1, with amino-acid sequence MNMSRNEHSLQALSWRKLYLSRAKLKASSRTSALLSGFAMVAMVEVQLDTNHDYPPGLLIAFSACTTVLVAVHLFALMVSTCILPNIEAVSNVHNLNSVKESPHERMHRHIELAWAFSTVIGTLLFLAEVVLLCWVKFLPIKPKDQKNGTISAGVAAAITSTSIMVPFGLIFIVFAVHFYRSLVSHKTDRQFQELEELEDLQNELDHRGEASTLQSPSSLYP; translated from the exons ATGAACATGAGTCGGAACGAGCATTCGCTGCAGGCTCTGTCCTGGAGAAAGCTTTATCTGAGCAGAGCCAAACTCAAAGCGTCCAGTCGCACGTCTGCTCTTTTATCCGGTTTCGCAATG GTGGCCATGGTGGAAGTACAGCTGGACACTAATCACGACTATCCCCCAGGACTGCTCATCGCGTTCAGTGCTTGCACCACTGTGTTGGTGGCTGTCCACCTGTTCGCGCTCATGGTGAGCACCTGCATCCTGCCCAACATCGAAGCGGTCAGCAATGTGCACAACCTCAACTCGGTGAAGGAGTCTCCTCACGAGAGAATGCATCGCCACATTGAGCTGGCCTGGGCTTTTTCCACAGTCATTGGAACGTTGCTCTTCCTGGCCGAGGTGGTCCTGCTGTGCTGGGTCAAGTTTTTACCCATTAAGCCGAAGGACCAGAAAAACGGTACTATATCCGCCGGGGTGGCCGCTGCGATCACGTCTACCTCCATCATGGTGCCTTTCGGCTTGATTTTTATCGTCTTCGCTGTGCATTTCTACCGCTCACTGGTCAGCCACAAAACCGACAGGCAGTTTCAAGAGTTAGAAGAGCTGGAGGACTTACAGAACGAACTGGACCACCGAGGGGAGGCGTCTACCTTACAGTCTCCCAGTTCCCTTTACCCCTAG
- the morn3 gene encoding MORN repeat-containing protein 3 isoform X2 produces MPFLKRPQTTEPLVRLWDRKAQKCGPHHTVYSVNGDQYTGEWMDNKKHGKGTQVWKKTGMIYDGAWRCGKREGYGTLSKTDPQTKEYVRVYVGSWRHDKKDGAGTCLYSPSAFYEGQWKEDQRSGWGQMQYENGELYEGEWLKDKHHGQGLLLLANGNRFVGTWSDGQKNGHGKFFHLDRGQLYEGFWVDGVAKCGTMSDFGREAAVRPTVYPIPKICLQDSQAVLIEARAYFTEDKEKSTETTIPSHTVARQYVP; encoded by the exons ATGCCCTTCTTGAAGAGACCCCAGACTACAGAACCGCTTGTAAGACTCTGGGACAGAAAAGCCCAAAAATGTGGCCCGCATCACACTGTGTATTCTGTCAATGGAGATCAATACACAGGCGAGTGGATGGATAATAAGAAACATG GAAAAGGGACGCAGGTTTGGAAGAAAACAGGAATGATCTATGATGGGGCCTGGAGGTGTGGAAAGAGAGAAGGCTATGGAACCCTGAGCAAGACTGACCCTCAAACTAAAGAGTATGTGAGGGTTTATGTTGGTTCTTGGCGACATGACAAGAAGGAT GGCGCTGGGACATGTTTGTACAGTCCGTCTGCTTTCTATGAGGGGCAGTGGAAGGAAGATCAGAGGAGTGGATGGGGACAGATGCAGTATGAGAACGGGGAGCTGTATGAGGGAGAGTGGctgaaggacaaacatcacggACAGGGTTTGCTTCTGCTAG ctaATGGAAACCGCTTTGTGGGCACCTGGAGCGACGGACAGAAAAACGGACACGGCAAGTTCTTCCACCTGGACAGAGGTCAGCTGTACGAAGGCTTTTGGGTTGACGGCGTTGCTAAGTGTGGAACCATGTCTGATTTTGGGAGAGAAGCAGCGGTTAGACCAACAGTGTATCCAATTCCCAAG ATTTGCCTACAGGATTCACAGGCTGTGCTGATAGAGGCCCGAGCATATTTCACTGAGGACAAGGAGAAATCAACAGAGACCACGATTCCAAGTCATACCGTTGCTAGGCAATATGTACCTTGA
- the morn3 gene encoding MORN repeat-containing protein 3 isoform X1, producing the protein MWSQIFMCSMPFLKRPQTTEPLVRLWDRKAQKCGPHHTVYSVNGDQYTGEWMDNKKHGKGTQVWKKTGMIYDGAWRCGKREGYGTLSKTDPQTKEYVRVYVGSWRHDKKDGAGTCLYSPSAFYEGQWKEDQRSGWGQMQYENGELYEGEWLKDKHHGQGLLLLANGNRFVGTWSDGQKNGHGKFFHLDRGQLYEGFWVDGVAKCGTMSDFGREAAVRPTVYPIPKICLQDSQAVLIEARAYFTEDKEKSTETTIPSHTVARQYVP; encoded by the exons ATGTGGTCACAG aTTTTTATGTGCAGTATGCCCTTCTTGAAGAGACCCCAGACTACAGAACCGCTTGTAAGACTCTGGGACAGAAAAGCCCAAAAATGTGGCCCGCATCACACTGTGTATTCTGTCAATGGAGATCAATACACAGGCGAGTGGATGGATAATAAGAAACATG GAAAAGGGACGCAGGTTTGGAAGAAAACAGGAATGATCTATGATGGGGCCTGGAGGTGTGGAAAGAGAGAAGGCTATGGAACCCTGAGCAAGACTGACCCTCAAACTAAAGAGTATGTGAGGGTTTATGTTGGTTCTTGGCGACATGACAAGAAGGAT GGCGCTGGGACATGTTTGTACAGTCCGTCTGCTTTCTATGAGGGGCAGTGGAAGGAAGATCAGAGGAGTGGATGGGGACAGATGCAGTATGAGAACGGGGAGCTGTATGAGGGAGAGTGGctgaaggacaaacatcacggACAGGGTTTGCTTCTGCTAG ctaATGGAAACCGCTTTGTGGGCACCTGGAGCGACGGACAGAAAAACGGACACGGCAAGTTCTTCCACCTGGACAGAGGTCAGCTGTACGAAGGCTTTTGGGTTGACGGCGTTGCTAAGTGTGGAACCATGTCTGATTTTGGGAGAGAAGCAGCGGTTAGACCAACAGTGTATCCAATTCCCAAG ATTTGCCTACAGGATTCACAGGCTGTGCTGATAGAGGCCCGAGCATATTTCACTGAGGACAAGGAGAAATCAACAGAGACCACGATTCCAAGTCATACCGTTGCTAGGCAATATGTACCTTGA
- the morn3 gene encoding MORN repeat-containing protein 3 isoform X3 → MWSQIFMCSMPFLKRPQTTEPLVRLWDRKAQKCGPHHTVYSVNGDQYTGEWMDNKKHGKGTQVWKKTGMIYDGAWRCGKREGYGTLSKTDPQTKEYVRVYVGSWRHDKKDWKEDQRSGWGQMQYENGELYEGEWLKDKHHGQGLLLLANGNRFVGTWSDGQKNGHGKFFHLDRGQLYEGFWVDGVAKCGTMSDFGREAAVRPTVYPIPKICLQDSQAVLIEARAYFTEDKEKSTETTIPSHTVARQYVP, encoded by the exons ATGTGGTCACAG aTTTTTATGTGCAGTATGCCCTTCTTGAAGAGACCCCAGACTACAGAACCGCTTGTAAGACTCTGGGACAGAAAAGCCCAAAAATGTGGCCCGCATCACACTGTGTATTCTGTCAATGGAGATCAATACACAGGCGAGTGGATGGATAATAAGAAACATG GAAAAGGGACGCAGGTTTGGAAGAAAACAGGAATGATCTATGATGGGGCCTGGAGGTGTGGAAAGAGAGAAGGCTATGGAACCCTGAGCAAGACTGACCCTCAAACTAAAGAGTATGTGAGGGTTTATGTTGGTTCTTGGCGACATGACAAGAAGGAT TGGAAGGAAGATCAGAGGAGTGGATGGGGACAGATGCAGTATGAGAACGGGGAGCTGTATGAGGGAGAGTGGctgaaggacaaacatcacggACAGGGTTTGCTTCTGCTAG ctaATGGAAACCGCTTTGTGGGCACCTGGAGCGACGGACAGAAAAACGGACACGGCAAGTTCTTCCACCTGGACAGAGGTCAGCTGTACGAAGGCTTTTGGGTTGACGGCGTTGCTAAGTGTGGAACCATGTCTGATTTTGGGAGAGAAGCAGCGGTTAGACCAACAGTGTATCCAATTCCCAAG ATTTGCCTACAGGATTCACAGGCTGTGCTGATAGAGGCCCGAGCATATTTCACTGAGGACAAGGAGAAATCAACAGAGACCACGATTCCAAGTCATACCGTTGCTAGGCAATATGTACCTTGA
- the tmem120b gene encoding transmembrane protein 120B encodes MSLERCQSEWTEIEQEYQQLQETHKVYRQKLEELTNLQAICSSAISKQRKGLKDLKHSLHKCTKTCNEKETEVINDLKVQIKERQNVFFDMESYLPKKNGLYLNLVLGNVNVTLLSNQAKFAYKDEYEKFKLYMTIILMFGAVTCLFLFNYRVTDEIFNFLLVWYYCTLTIRESILMSNGSRIKGWWVSHHYVSTFLSGVMLTWPEGPMYQMFRSQFLAFSIYQSCVQFLQYYYQSGCLYRLRALGERNQLDLTVEGFQSWMWRGLTFLLPFLFFGHFWQLYNAVTLFKLSARDDCKEWQVFMLAWTFLVLFLGNFLTTLKVVHQKFQKNKEKVKNN; translated from the exons ATGTCACTGGAGAGATGTCAAAGTGAATGGACAGAAATAGAGCAAGAATATCAGCAATTACAG gaAACGCACAAAGTCTACAGACAGAAGCTGGAGGAGCTGACGAACCTGCAAGCGATATGCAGCAGTGCCATTAGCAAGCAAAGAAAAGGCCTGAAAGACCTCAAGCATAGTCTTCATAA GTGTACGAAAACTTGCAATGAAAAAGAAACGGAGGTGATAAATGACCTGAAGGTTCAAATTAAAGAAAGGCAAAATGTCTTTTTTGACATGGAGTCCTATTTGCCAAAGAAAAACGG ACTGTACTTAAATTTGGTCCTTGGAAATGTGAATGTCACACTCCTCAGCAACCAAGCCAA GTTTGCGTacaaagatgaatatgagaagTTCAAACTTTATATGACTATAATACTAATGTTTGGTGCTGTCACCTGCCTCTTCCTTTTCAACTACCG GGTTACAGATGAAATCTTCAACTTTTTATTGGTGTGGTATTATTGCACATTGACAATAAGAGAGAGTATCCTCATGAGCAATGGGTCACG AATTAAAGGCTGGTGGGTGTCACATCACTACGTCTCAACCTTTTTATCAGGTGTTATGTTGACATG GCCAGAAGGTCCAATGTATCAGATGTTCAGAAGTCAGTTCCTGGCTTTCTCCATCTATCAGA GTTGTGTGCAGTTTCTTCAGTATTATTATCAGAGCGGCTGCTTGTATCGGTTACGGGCTCTGGGGGAAAGAAACCAGCTGGACCTGACAGTGG AGGGCTTTCAATCATGGATGTGGAGGGGGCTTACATTCCTCCTTCCGTTTCTATTCTTTGGTCAT TTTTGGCAGTTGTACAATGCTGTGACTCTTTTTAAGCTGTCTGCCCGTGATGACTGCAAGGAATGGCAG gTGTTCATGTTGGCCTGGACGTTTCTCGTCCTGTTCTTGGGAAATTTCCTCACTACTTTGAAAGTGGTCCACCAGAAGTTccagaaaaacaaagaaaaggtCAAAAATAACTGA
- the rhof gene encoding rho-related GTP-binding protein RhoF encodes MTQNGTAAGNGTQTDSLKIVIVGDGGCGKTSLLMVYAKGDFPEKYAPSVFDKYVTTVSYGGKDIQLNLYDTAGQEDYDRLRPLSYQGVNLVIICYDVTNPTSFDNVTIKWYPEVHHFCHDVPIILIGCKTDLRKDKEKMRKLKALDLAPITYLQGEQIQKQMNAEIYLECSAKYRENVEDIFREATKRALAARAKARHLRKKKKRCTIL; translated from the exons ATGACACAGAACGGCACTGCAGCCGGCAATGGCACTCAAACTGATTCTCTCAAAATTGTGATCGTCGGAGACGGGGGTTGTGGGAAAACATCTCTGCTTATGGTGTACGCCAAAGGAGATTTCCCAGAG AAATATGCTCCATCTGTGTTCGACAAATATGTCACGACTGTATCCTATGGAGGGAAAGACATTCAGCTGAATCTGTACGATACGGCAG GCCAGGAGGACTATGATCGCTTGAGGCCTCTGTCGTATCAAGGAGTAAACCTTGTTATCATCTGCTACGACGTGACCAATCCAACATCATTCGACAATGTCACGATAAAG TGGTACCCAGAGGTCCATCATTTCTGCCATGACGTCCCCATTATCCTAATAGGGTGCAAGACGGACCTGCGGAAGGACAAAGAGAAGATGAGGAAGCTCAAAGCTTTAGATCTGGCGCCCATCACCTACCTCCAG GGTGAACAGATCCAGAAGCAAATGAACGCTGAGATATACCTGGAGTGTTCGGCTAAATATAGAGAAAACGTAGAGGACATTTTCAGGGAGGCAACCAAGCGAGCGCTTGCGGCCAGGGCTAAAGCAAGACATCTCCGCAAGAAGAAGAAACGCTGCACTATTCTGTGA